One window of Dermacentor albipictus isolate Rhodes 1998 colony chromosome 9, USDA_Dalb.pri_finalv2, whole genome shotgun sequence genomic DNA carries:
- the LOC139049795 gene encoding uncharacterized protein, with protein sequence MLAERHRSHQGASAMKRLARTLFWWPGLDGEIESLALTRRQPPRFQSGDQVWVRNFGQGWRWRPGVVKSTEGSRLVKVDTPDGLARRYFNQIFRRLPVSLMAQNAEAPYSLQPCPDNKNWLMSTPEGRCSPAAPEPTGAVPVPSTTPPTSLTAEQALCTPSPQVLRRSNRQRRPVQGLQF encoded by the exons ATGCTCGCCGAGCGACATCGGTCACACCAgggtgcatctgcgatgaaaagactggctcggacgctgttctggtggcctgggTTGGATGGTGAGATCGAAAGCCTTGCAC TTACTCGCAGGCAGCCTCCCAGATTCCAATCCGGCGACCAGGTGTGGGTGCGCAACTTTGGCCAAGGGTGGCGATGGCGTCCAGGCGTCGTCAAGAGCACAGAGGGTTCACGGCTTGTAAAGGTcgacactccagatggcctagccAGGCGTTACTTCAACCAAATTTTCCGTCGTTTGCCTGTGTCACTTATGGCCCAAAACGCGGAGGCTCCCTACTCGCTTCAACCCTGCCCGGACAACAAGAATTGGCTGATGTCAACGCCAGAAGGCCGGTGCAGTCCGGCCGCTCCAGAACCAACTGGCGCCGTGCCTGTTCCTTCGACAACACCGCCAACATCCCTTACAGCCGAACAGGCTCTATGTACCCCTAGTCCGCAGGTCTTACGGAGGTCTAACCGACAACGAAGACCCGTGCAAGGACTGCAATTTTAA